The following are encoded in a window of Cucurbita pepo subsp. pepo cultivar mu-cu-16 chromosome LG12, ASM280686v2, whole genome shotgun sequence genomic DNA:
- the LOC111806640 gene encoding cytochrome b5-like, protein MGGHGKVFTLAEVSQHNTRQDCWLIINGKVYNVTEFLEDHPGGDEVLLSGTGKDATDDFEDVGHSESARETMNKYYVGDIDISTIPERLTYTASKQPHDIQDKTTEFIVKLLQFLVPLAILGLAVGIRFYSKST, encoded by the exons ATGGGTGGCCACGGAAAGGTCTTCACATTGGCTGAAGTCTCTCAGCACAATACCCGCCAGGACTGTTGGTTGATCATCAATGGCAAG GTTTACAATGTAACCGAGTTCTTGGAAGACCATCCCGGTGGCGACGAGGTGTTGTTGTCTGGCACAG GTAAGGATGCAACAGATGATTTCGAAGATGTGGGTCATAGTGAGAGTGCAAGAGAAACAATGAACAAATACTATGTTGGAGACATCGACATCTCGACAATCCCTGAACGTTTGACATACACAGCTTCCAAGCAGCCTCACGACATTCAGGATAAGACGACCGAGTTCATCGTCAAGCTTCTCCAGTTCCTGGTCCCTCTCGCAATCTTGGGTCTGGCAGTCGGTATCCGCTTTTATAGCAAATCAACCTGA
- the LOC111807577 gene encoding cyclin-dependent kinase inhibitor 5 produces the protein MGKYMRKTKSLGEVAVMEVSQSSLGVLTRAKTLALRRLQQSPTPSPSPSPSPVASGSYLQLRSRRLEKPPVVFSGHESKRQKQSPKEGCTRNPSPRVSSSLRPAMPEKSVSLGRVNEEGDHTAEEEAAAAAEESVGKFDETHASGSKNENIDLVIEEASFGENNLDFESRERSTRESTPSSLIRNPDIIRTPSSTTRPTSSMIETNRRNLYSSNRHIPTASEMDEFFALAEEKQQRHFIEKYNFDPVNDTPLPGRYEWEKLQP, from the exons ATGGGGAAGTACATGAGGAAAACCAAGTCATTAGGCGAAGTTGCAGTCATGGAGGTTTCACAGTCCTCTCTTGGGGTTTTGACTAGGGCTAAGACTCTAGCCTTGCGTCGTCTCCAACAATCTCCGacgccgtcgccgtcgccgtcaCCGTCTCCGGTTGCTTCTGGTTCTTATCTTCAGCTTAGGAGCCGTAGGCTTGAGAAGCCACCGGTTGTATTTTCTGGCCATGAATCGAAGAGGCAGAAGCAAAGCCCTAAAGAGGGCTGCACGAGAAACCCTAGCCCTAGGGTCAGTTCTAGTTTGAGGCCGGCCATGCCGGAAAAGTCGGTCTCGCTTGGCCGTGTTAATGAAGAGGGGGATCAcacggcggaggaggaggcggcggcggcggcagagGAATCCGTCGggaaatttgatgaaactcaTGCGAGTGGAAGTAAGAATGAGAATATTGATTTGGTAATTGAAGAGGCCTCGTTTGGTGAAAATAATTTGGATTTTGAGAGCAGAGAGAG GAGTACTAGGGAATCTACTCCTTCAAGTTTGATAAGGAATCCTGATATCATCAGAACACCCAGTTCTACAACCAGGCCAACGTCCAGCATGATCGAAACTAACCGTAGAAATCTGTACTCATCTAATCGACACATACCGACAGCTAGTGAAATGGACGAGTTTTTTGCTCTTGCTGAAGAAAAGCAGCAGCGACACTTCATTGAGAA GTACAACTTCGATCCCGTGAATGATACGCCGCTTCCAGGCCGCTACGAATGGGAGAAGTTGCAACCATAG
- the LOC111807218 gene encoding non-lysosomal glucosylceramidase-like isoform X2: MGFHLEEWEVAVYPEVLEASSGNGKLFLIFISREGGSKKYASVLAPGQHEGLGKVGDPGISSWGWNLDGQHSTYHALFPRAWTVYDGEPDPELKVSCRQISPFIPHNYRDSSLPTAVFVYTLVNTGRERAKVSLLFTWANSIGGVSHLSGYHVNEPFIGEDGVFGVNLHHKSAKGNSPVTFSIAACETQNVSVTVLPSFGLSEGSCITAKDMWDKMVQDGQFDRDNFSSGPSMPSSPGETLCAAVAASAWVEPHGKCTITFSLSWSSPKVKFLKGFSYHRRYTKFYGTSEKAAQTLAHDALTNYERWEEEIEKWQRPILMDERLPEWYKFTLFNELYFLVAGGTIWIDSCLVDKKRPNDQDELARINNDAIKSTETKVSGRGEEVSRTMTTTTLNDFAGVEFDDDENSTSSSHVSEEELMVPLKRGYTDRSYQTYKVLDLGNTEEDVGRFLYLEGVEYVMWCTYDVHFYASFALLELFPKIELNIQRDFAKAVLSEDGRNVKFLADGTYGIRKVRGAVPHDLGTHDPWNEMNAYNIHDTSRWKDLNSKFVLQVYRDFAATRDMSFGVDVWPSVRAAIEYLEQFDRDGDGVIENDGFPDQTYDTWTVHGISAYCGCLWVAALQAASAMAHELGDRDFAETCKSKFLKAKPVLEAKLWNGSYFNYDSGSSSNSNSIQADQLAGQWYTASSGLPPLFDDFKIKSALRKIYDFNVMKIRGGRMGAVNGMHPNGKVDETCMQSREIWTGVTYAVAATMILAGMEEEAFKTAEGIFLAGWSEEGFGYWFQTPEAWSMDGNFRSLVYMRPLSIWGMQWALSLPKSILEAPKINVMDRIHVSASSTKFFLHETGVRRMATKAKCFGDSALNCAF, encoded by the exons ATGGGGTTCCACTTGGAGGAATGGG AAGTGGCAGTATATCCAGAGGTTTTAGAGGCGAGTTCAGGCAATGGCAAATTATTCCTG ATATTTATCTCTAGAGAAGGAGGAAGTAAGAAATATGCATCCGTCTTGGCTCCTGGTCAACACGAAGGCTTAGG GAAGGTTGGAGACCCGGGGATATCATCGTGGGGATGGAATCTTGATGGTCAACATTCCACATATCATGCTTTGTTCCCTAGGGCATGGACTGTATATGACG GTGAGCCAGATCCAGAACTTAAAGTTTCGTGTAGGCAAATATCACCATTTATACCACATAATTATCGAGATAGCAGTCTTCCCACTGCTGTTTTTGTATACACA TTGGTAAATACTGGACGGGAAAGGGCGAAAGTGAGTCTTCTTTTTACTTGGGCG AATTCAATAGGAGGAGTCTCACATTTATCTGGCTATCATGTGAATGAGCCATTTAT AGGCGAAGATGGAGTATTTGGAGTGAATCTACATCACAA GTCTGCAAAGGGGAATTCTCCAGTTACCTTTTCCATAGCTGCATGTGAGACGCAAAATGTTAGTGTGACAGTTCTGCCATCCTTTGGACTCTCTGAAGGAAGTTGCATCACAGCAAAGGACATGTGGGATAAAATGGTGCAG GATGGGCAATTTGATCGTGACAACTTCAGTTCGGGACCTAGCATGCCTTCCTCACCTGGAGAGACACTTTGTGCTGCAGTTGCAGCCTCTGCATGGGTGGAACCTCATGGAAAATGCACCATcacattttctctttcatgGTCATCTCCAAAAGTGAAGTTCTTAAAGGGATTCTCATATCATAG GAGGTACACAAAGTTTTATGGGACTTCTGAAAAGGCTGCTCAGACTTTGGCCCATGATGCGCTTACAA ATTATGAAAGATGGGAAGAGGAGATTGAGAAATGGCAGAGGCCTATCCTCATGGATGAAAGGCTACCTGAATG GTATAAGTTCACATTGTTTAACGAGCTTTACTTTCTGGTCGCTGGTGGCACAATCTGGATTG ATTCTTGCTTAGTGGATAAAAAGAGGCCAAATGATCAAGATGAACTAGCTAGAATAAACAATGATGCCATAAAATCTACAGAAACTAAAGTTAGTGGCAGGGGAGAAGAAGTCTCCAGGACTATGACCACCACTACGCTTAATGATTTTGCTGGCGTTgaatttgatgatgatgaaaattCTACTTCTAGTTCCCATGTAAGTGAAGAGGAGTTAATGGTTCCATTGAAAAGGGGCTATACTGACCGCTCATATCAAACATACAAAGTATTGGATCTGGGAAATACTGAGGAAGATGTCGGTAGGTTCCTTTACTTGGAAGGAGTAGAATACGTAATGTGGTGCACATATGATGTGCATTTTTATGCATCCTTTGCCCTTCTCGAGCTATTTCCCAAGATTGAACTCAATATCCAACGGGACTTTGCCAAAGCAGTCTTATCAGAGGACGGAAGAAATGTGAAGTTTCTTGCTGATGGAACATATGGAATTCGTAAAGTCAGGGGTGCAGTTCCACATGACCTTGGAACACATGATCCTTGGAATGAAATGAACGCTTATAATATCCACGATACGAGCAGGTGGAAGGATTTGAACTCAAAGTTCGTGCTTCAGGTTTATAGAGATTTTGCTGCAACCCGGGACATGTCGTTTGGAGTTGATGTTTGGCCCTCTGTTCGTGCTGCAATAGAATACCTGGAACAATTTGATAGAGATGGTGATGGTGTTATTGAGAACGATGGATTTCCAGACCAGACCTATGATACTTGGACTGTTCATGGTATTAGTGCATACTGTGGCTGTTTGTGGGTTGCTGCTTTACAAGCTGCATCAGCAATGGCTCACGAGCTGGGCGACCGGGATTTTGCTGAAACATGCAAGAGTAAATTTCTAAAAGCCAAACCAGTTTTGGAAGCGAAACTGTGGAATGGTTCTTATTTTAACTATGACAGTGGTTCAAGTAGTAATAGTAATTCAATACAAGCTGATCAACTAGCAGGGCAATGGTATACAGCATCCTCTGGTTTGCCACCTCTGTTTGACgacttcaaaatcaaaagtgCTCTTAGAAAAATCTACGACTTCAACGTGATGAAAATTAGAGGAGGTAGGATGGGCGCTGTAAATGGGATGCACCCTAATGGAAAGGTGGATGAGACCTGCATGCAATCTCGTGAAATATGGACTGGTGTTACCTATGCTGTTGCAGCTACAATGATCCTTGCCGGTATGGAGGAGGAAGCATTTAAAACTGCTGAGGGTATTTTCCTTGCTGGGTGGTCAGAAGAGGGATTTGG GTACTGGTTCCAGACTCCAGAGGCATGGTCCATGGATGGGAACTTCAGATCCCTCGTATATATGAGACCACTGTCTATCTGGGGAATGCAATGGGCATTATCACTGCCTAAGTCAATACTCGAGGCCCCGAAAATCAACGTAATGGACAGAATCCACGTCTCGGCGTCCAGCACGAAGTTTTTTCTCCATGAAACCGGTGTCAGAAGAATGGCTACAAAAGCTAAGTGTTTTGGCGATTCTGCTTTAAATTGTGCATTctaa
- the LOC111807218 gene encoding non-lysosomal glucosylceramidase-like isoform X1 produces MISGNLFHSRKNSWPLEEYISKSTLQLLDSDSALPPEQAWRRKLNGHANILKEFSITFSEAIKMVRLGIRLWSYVREEASQGRKAPIDPFTREDCKPSASHGVPLGGMGSGSISRGFRGEFRQWQIIPGTCEASPVMANQFSIFISREGGSKKYASVLAPGQHEGLGKVGDPGISSWGWNLDGQHSTYHALFPRAWTVYDGEPDPELKVSCRQISPFIPHNYRDSSLPTAVFVYTLVNTGRERAKVSLLFTWANSIGGVSHLSGYHVNEPFIGEDGVFGVNLHHKSAKGNSPVTFSIAACETQNVSVTVLPSFGLSEGSCITAKDMWDKMVQDGQFDRDNFSSGPSMPSSPGETLCAAVAASAWVEPHGKCTITFSLSWSSPKVKFLKGFSYHRRYTKFYGTSEKAAQTLAHDALTNYERWEEEIEKWQRPILMDERLPEWYKFTLFNELYFLVAGGTIWIDSCLVDKKRPNDQDELARINNDAIKSTETKVSGRGEEVSRTMTTTTLNDFAGVEFDDDENSTSSSHVSEEELMVPLKRGYTDRSYQTYKVLDLGNTEEDVGRFLYLEGVEYVMWCTYDVHFYASFALLELFPKIELNIQRDFAKAVLSEDGRNVKFLADGTYGIRKVRGAVPHDLGTHDPWNEMNAYNIHDTSRWKDLNSKFVLQVYRDFAATRDMSFGVDVWPSVRAAIEYLEQFDRDGDGVIENDGFPDQTYDTWTVHGISAYCGCLWVAALQAASAMAHELGDRDFAETCKSKFLKAKPVLEAKLWNGSYFNYDSGSSSNSNSIQADQLAGQWYTASSGLPPLFDDFKIKSALRKIYDFNVMKIRGGRMGAVNGMHPNGKVDETCMQSREIWTGVTYAVAATMILAGMEEEAFKTAEGIFLAGWSEEGFGYWFQTPEAWSMDGNFRSLVYMRPLSIWGMQWALSLPKSILEAPKINVMDRIHVSASSTKFFLHETGVRRMATKAKCFGDSALNCAF; encoded by the exons atgattAGTGGAAATTTGTTTCACTCTAGAAAGAACTCGTGGCCACTGGAAGAGTATATCAGCAAGTCGACTTTGCAGCTG TTGGATTCTGACAGTGCTTTACCACCCGAACAAGCCtggagaagaaaattgaatggCCATGCGAATATCCTTAAAGAATTTAGTATCACATTTTCCGAAGCAATTAAAATG GTTCGACTAGGTATTCGCTTGTGGTCCTACGTAAGGGAAGAGGCATCTCAAGGAAGG AAAGCACCGATTGATCCATTCACCAGAGAAGATTGCAAACCGTCGGCATCTCATGGGGTTCCACTTGGAGGAATGGG AAGTGGCAGTATATCCAGAGGTTTTAGAGGCGAGTTCAGGCAATGGCAAATTATTCCTGGTACATGTGAAGCTTCTCCTGTCATGGCCAATCAATTTTCT ATATTTATCTCTAGAGAAGGAGGAAGTAAGAAATATGCATCCGTCTTGGCTCCTGGTCAACACGAAGGCTTAGG GAAGGTTGGAGACCCGGGGATATCATCGTGGGGATGGAATCTTGATGGTCAACATTCCACATATCATGCTTTGTTCCCTAGGGCATGGACTGTATATGACG GTGAGCCAGATCCAGAACTTAAAGTTTCGTGTAGGCAAATATCACCATTTATACCACATAATTATCGAGATAGCAGTCTTCCCACTGCTGTTTTTGTATACACA TTGGTAAATACTGGACGGGAAAGGGCGAAAGTGAGTCTTCTTTTTACTTGGGCG AATTCAATAGGAGGAGTCTCACATTTATCTGGCTATCATGTGAATGAGCCATTTAT AGGCGAAGATGGAGTATTTGGAGTGAATCTACATCACAA GTCTGCAAAGGGGAATTCTCCAGTTACCTTTTCCATAGCTGCATGTGAGACGCAAAATGTTAGTGTGACAGTTCTGCCATCCTTTGGACTCTCTGAAGGAAGTTGCATCACAGCAAAGGACATGTGGGATAAAATGGTGCAG GATGGGCAATTTGATCGTGACAACTTCAGTTCGGGACCTAGCATGCCTTCCTCACCTGGAGAGACACTTTGTGCTGCAGTTGCAGCCTCTGCATGGGTGGAACCTCATGGAAAATGCACCATcacattttctctttcatgGTCATCTCCAAAAGTGAAGTTCTTAAAGGGATTCTCATATCATAG GAGGTACACAAAGTTTTATGGGACTTCTGAAAAGGCTGCTCAGACTTTGGCCCATGATGCGCTTACAA ATTATGAAAGATGGGAAGAGGAGATTGAGAAATGGCAGAGGCCTATCCTCATGGATGAAAGGCTACCTGAATG GTATAAGTTCACATTGTTTAACGAGCTTTACTTTCTGGTCGCTGGTGGCACAATCTGGATTG ATTCTTGCTTAGTGGATAAAAAGAGGCCAAATGATCAAGATGAACTAGCTAGAATAAACAATGATGCCATAAAATCTACAGAAACTAAAGTTAGTGGCAGGGGAGAAGAAGTCTCCAGGACTATGACCACCACTACGCTTAATGATTTTGCTGGCGTTgaatttgatgatgatgaaaattCTACTTCTAGTTCCCATGTAAGTGAAGAGGAGTTAATGGTTCCATTGAAAAGGGGCTATACTGACCGCTCATATCAAACATACAAAGTATTGGATCTGGGAAATACTGAGGAAGATGTCGGTAGGTTCCTTTACTTGGAAGGAGTAGAATACGTAATGTGGTGCACATATGATGTGCATTTTTATGCATCCTTTGCCCTTCTCGAGCTATTTCCCAAGATTGAACTCAATATCCAACGGGACTTTGCCAAAGCAGTCTTATCAGAGGACGGAAGAAATGTGAAGTTTCTTGCTGATGGAACATATGGAATTCGTAAAGTCAGGGGTGCAGTTCCACATGACCTTGGAACACATGATCCTTGGAATGAAATGAACGCTTATAATATCCACGATACGAGCAGGTGGAAGGATTTGAACTCAAAGTTCGTGCTTCAGGTTTATAGAGATTTTGCTGCAACCCGGGACATGTCGTTTGGAGTTGATGTTTGGCCCTCTGTTCGTGCTGCAATAGAATACCTGGAACAATTTGATAGAGATGGTGATGGTGTTATTGAGAACGATGGATTTCCAGACCAGACCTATGATACTTGGACTGTTCATGGTATTAGTGCATACTGTGGCTGTTTGTGGGTTGCTGCTTTACAAGCTGCATCAGCAATGGCTCACGAGCTGGGCGACCGGGATTTTGCTGAAACATGCAAGAGTAAATTTCTAAAAGCCAAACCAGTTTTGGAAGCGAAACTGTGGAATGGTTCTTATTTTAACTATGACAGTGGTTCAAGTAGTAATAGTAATTCAATACAAGCTGATCAACTAGCAGGGCAATGGTATACAGCATCCTCTGGTTTGCCACCTCTGTTTGACgacttcaaaatcaaaagtgCTCTTAGAAAAATCTACGACTTCAACGTGATGAAAATTAGAGGAGGTAGGATGGGCGCTGTAAATGGGATGCACCCTAATGGAAAGGTGGATGAGACCTGCATGCAATCTCGTGAAATATGGACTGGTGTTACCTATGCTGTTGCAGCTACAATGATCCTTGCCGGTATGGAGGAGGAAGCATTTAAAACTGCTGAGGGTATTTTCCTTGCTGGGTGGTCAGAAGAGGGATTTGG GTACTGGTTCCAGACTCCAGAGGCATGGTCCATGGATGGGAACTTCAGATCCCTCGTATATATGAGACCACTGTCTATCTGGGGAATGCAATGGGCATTATCACTGCCTAAGTCAATACTCGAGGCCCCGAAAATCAACGTAATGGACAGAATCCACGTCTCGGCGTCCAGCACGAAGTTTTTTCTCCATGAAACCGGTGTCAGAAGAATGGCTACAAAAGCTAAGTGTTTTGGCGATTCTGCTTTAAATTGTGCATTctaa
- the LOC111806972 gene encoding vesicle-associated membrane protein 722-like — protein MAQKSLIYSFVARGTVILAEYSDFSGNFTNIAFQCLHRLPASDNRFTYTCDGHTFNYLLNNGFTYCVVAVEAAGRHVPMAFLERIKEDFNKRYGGGKATVAVAKSLNKEFGPKMKDHMQYCVDHPEESNKLMQVQAQVSEVKGVMIENIDKIMERGTKVEELVDKTENLCSQAHDFKRHGTQLKKKMWYQNMKIKLVVFAIIIILILIIVLSVCRGFNCGA, from the exons ATGGCGCAGAAGTCCTTGATTTACAGTTTCGTTGCTCGAGGAACGGTGATTCTCGCTGAGTACTCGGATTTCTCCGGTAATTTCACTAACATCGCTTTTCAGTGCCTCCACAGACTTCCTGCTTCTGACAACAGGTTCACTTACACCTGCGATGGCCATACCTTCAATTACCTTCTCAACAATGGATTCA CCTATTGTGTAGTAGCAGTTGAGGCTGCAGGAAGACATGTTCCAATGGCGTTCCTTGAGCGAATAAAGGAAGACTTCAACAAAAGATATGGTGGAGGAAAAGCTACAGTTGCTGTTGCCAAGAGCCTGAACAAGGAATTCGG ACCCAAAATGAAGGATCATATGCAATATTGTGTCGATCATCCTGAAGAAAGCAATAAGCTCATGCAAGTGCAGGCTCAGGTTTCTGAAGTAAAAGGTGTAATGATAGAGAATATCGACAAG ATTATGGAACGAGGTACCAAGGTCGAGGAATTGGTAGATAAAACCGAGAATCTTTGTTCACAG GCTCATGATTTCAAGAGGCATGGAACTCaattaaagaagaagatgtgGTACCAAAACATGAAGATAAAATTGGTTGTGTTCGCTATAATCATTATCTTGATTTTGATAATCGTTTTATCTGTTTGTCGTGGTTTTAACTGCGGAGCCTGA
- the LOC111806631 gene encoding chalcone synthase J-like, translating to MTTIDKILKDQRAEGAATVMAIGTAVPSNWVQQTTYPDYYFRITNNEHKTELKHKFKRICEKSTIRKRHMLLTEELLKQNPKICAHEAPSLDSRQDIAVVEVPKLGKQAAVNAIREWGRPTADITHLIFCTSSGIDMPGADYRLTKLLGLRPSVKRFMIYQQGCFAGATVLRLVKDLAENNRAARVLAVCSEITAVTFRGPSDSHLDGLVGQALFGDGAAAIIVGSDPVPGLERPIFEIISAAQTILPDSDGAIDGHLREVGLTFHLLKDVPGLVSKNIRRILLEAFGPLGLSNWNSIFWIVHPGGPAILDQIEMELGLGPDKLRSSRHVLREYGNMSSACVFFILDEMRKKSSQNGLKTTGEGLEWGVLFGFGPGLTVETVALRSVAI from the exons ATGACAACCATAGACAAGATCTTAAAGGATCAAAGAGCGGAAGGAGCTGCAACTGTAATGGCTATAGGAACCGCAGTTCCGTCGAACTGGGTTCAACAAACTACTTATCCTGATTACTATTTTCGTATAACCAACAACGAGCATAAAACTGAGCTCAAACACAAATTCAAGCGCATTT gtGAAAAGTCGACAATCCGGAAGCGACACATGCTGTTAACAGAAGAGCTTctaaaacaaaacccaaaaatctGTGCACACGAAGCACCGTCTCTGGACTCCCGACAAGACATTGCGGTGGTCGAAGTTCCAAAGCTCGGAAAACAAGCCGCCGTCAACGCCATCAGGGAATGGGGCCGCCCCACCGCCGACATCACCCACTTGATCTTCTGCACCAGCAGCGGCATCGACATGCCCGGCGCCGACTACCGTCTCACCAAGCTCCTCGGTCTCCGCCCCTCCGTCAAGCGCTTCATGATCTACCAACAGGGCTGCTTCGCCGGCGCCACCGTCCTCCGCCTCGTCAAAGACCTCGCCGAAAACAATCGCGCCGCCCGTGTCCTCGCCGTCTGCTCCGAGATCACCGCCGTTACCTTCCGTGGGCCGAGCGATTCCCACCTCGACGGTCTCGTGGGCCAAGCCCTGTTCGGCGATGGAGCCGCTGCGATCATTGTGGGCTCGGATCCAGTACCTGGGCTTGAGAGGCCCATATTCGAAATAATCTCTGCGGCCCAAACTATTTTGCCCGATAGCGATGGGGCCATTGATGGGCATTTACGCGAAGTTGGGCTTACATTTCACCTTCTCAAGGATGTTCCTGGGCTTGTGTCCAAAAACATTCGGAGGATTCTTCTTGAGGCCTTTGGGCCTTTGGGCCTTTCTAATTGGAACTCGATTTTCTGGATTGTGCATCCTGGTGGGCCGGCCATTTTGGACCAGATTGAGATGGAGTTGGGCCTTGGGCCCGATAAGTTGCGTTCGTCGAGGCACGTGCTTAGGGAGTACGGAAACATGTCGAGCGCGTGcgtgttttttattttggatgaGATGAGGAAAAAGTCGAGCCAAAATGGGCTCAAGACCACTGGCGAGGGACTTGAATGGGGCGTGTTGTTTGGGTTTGGGCCTGGGCTTACTGTTGAAACTGTAGCCCTTCGTAGTGTGGCTATTTAG
- the LOC111807516 gene encoding 3-ketoacyl-CoA thiolase 2, peroxisomal-like, giving the protein MEKAINRQKVLLHHLRPSSSVPVHDSSLSASACLAGDSAAYQRTSVFEDDVVIVAAYRTALCKSKRGGFKDTHPDDLLAPVLKALIEKTNLNPSEVGDIVVGSVLAPGSQRASECRMAAFYAGFPEIVPVRTVNRQCSSGLQAVADVAAAIRAGFYDIGIGAGLESMTANPMTWEGSVNPRAKMFEQAQNCLLPMGITSENVAHRFGVTREQQDQAAVESHRKAAAATASGRFKDEIIPVNTKLVDPKTGEEKSVTISVDDGIRPNASLADLAKLKPVFKKDGSTTAGNASQVSDGAGAVLLMKRSVATKKGLPILGVFRTFAAVGVDPAIMGVGPAVAIPAAVKAAGLELDDIDLFEINEAFASQFVYCRNKLELDPEKVNVNGGAMAIGHPLGATGARSVATLLHEMKRRGKDCRFGVISMCIGTGMGAAAVFERGDAADELCNARKVNNHNLMSKDAL; this is encoded by the exons ATGGAGAAGGCAATCAACAGGCAGAAGGTTTTGCTGCACCATCTCCGTCCATCTTCTTCCGTTCCTGTTCATGATTCTTCTTTGTCG GCATCGGCATGTTTAGCTGGGGATAGTGCTGCATATCAGAGGACTTCAGTTTTTGAAGATGATGTAGTGATTGTTGC AGCATATCGAACTGCACTTTGCAAATCAAAACGTGGTGGCTTCAAGGATACCCACCCTGATGATCTTCTTGCGCCTGTTTTGAAG GCTTTGATTGAGAAAACCAATCTCAACCCAAGTGAAGTTGGGGACATTGTTGTTGGCAGTGTTTTGGCACCAGGGTCCCAAAGAGCGAGTGAATGCAGGATGGCTGCATTTTATGCTGGTTTTCCTG AAATCGTGCCAGTGAGAACTGTCAATAGGCAATGCTCATCTGGGTTGCAGGCTGTTGCAGATGTAGCTGCTGCTATTAGAGCAGGGTTTTATGATATCG GAATTGGTGCTGGCTTGGAGTCTATGACTGCCAATCCAATGACATGGGAAGGATCAGTCAATCCAAGA GCAAAGATGTTTGAACAAGCTCAAAATTGCCTGCTTCCCATGGGCATAACCTCTGAAAATGTTGCTCATCGTTTTGGTGTCACTAGAGAGCAACAAGATCAGGCTGCA GTTGAGTCTCATAGAAAGGCTGCTGCTGCTACTGCTTCTGGTAGGTTTAAAGATGAGATTATCCCAGTGAACACCAAG CTCGTTGATCCTAAGACTGGTGAAGAGAAATCTGTTACAATCTCTGTTGATGATGGAATTCGGCCCAATGCCTCATTGGCAGATCTAGCAAAGCTGAAGCCTGTATTTAAGAAAGACGGAAGCACCACTGCAG GCAATGCTAGTCAAGTGAGTGATGGTGCTGGGGCTGTACTTCTCATGAAGAGAAGCGTCGCAACAAAGAAGGGACTACCCATTCTTGGTGTCTTTAG GACTTTTGCTGCTGTTGGTGTGGATCCAGCTATCATGGGCGTTGGTCCAGCTGTTGCTATCCCAGCTGCAGTGAAGGCTGCTGGTCTTGAGCTTGATGATATCGACCTTTTCGAAATAAACGAG GCATTTGCATCTCAATTTGTGTACTGCCGTAATAAGTTGGAACTTGATCCAGAGAAGGTTAACGTTAATGGAGGTGCAATGGCCATTGGGCATCCATTGGGTGCAACAG GTGCTCGCTCTGTCGCTACTCTGTTGCACGAGATGAAGCGCCGTGGCAAAGACTGTCGTTTTGGAGTTATTTCAATGTGCATAG GGACGGGAATGGGCGCAGCAGCTGTTTTTGAAAGGGGCGATGCAGCCGACGAGCTATGCAATGCTCGGAAGGTCAACAACCACAATCTAATGTCCAAGGATGCTCTATAG